From the genome of Camelus bactrianus isolate YW-2024 breed Bactrian camel chromosome 33, ASM4877302v1, whole genome shotgun sequence, one region includes:
- the TAGLN gene encoding transgelin: MANKGPSYGMSREVQSKIEKKYDEELEERLVEWIIVQCGPDVGRPDRGRLGFQVWLKNGVILSKLVNSLYPDGSKPVKVPENPPSMVFKQMEQVAQFLKAAEDYGVTKTDMFQTVDLFEGKDLAAVQRTLMALGSLAVTKNDGHYRGDPNWFMKKAQEHKREFTESQLQEGKHVIGLQMGSNRGASQAGMTGYGRPRQIIS; the protein is encoded by the exons ATGGCCAACAAGGGTCCTTCCTACGGCATGAGCCGCGAGGTGCAATCCAAAATTGAGAAGAAGTACGATGAGGAGCTGGAGGAGCGGCTGGTGGAGTGGATCATAGTGCAGTGCGGCCCTGACGTGGGGCGCCCAGACCGCGGGCGCCTGGGCTTCCAGGTCTGGCTGAAGAATGGCGTG ATTCTGAGCAAGCTGGTCAACAGCCTGTATCCTGATGGCTCCAAGCCAGTGAAGGTGCCCGAGAACCCGCCCTCCATGGTCTTCAAGCAGATGGAGCAGGTGGCTCAGTTCCTGAAGGCGGCTGAGGACTATGGCGTCACCAAGACTGACATGTTCCAGACTGTTGACCTCTTTGAAG GCAAAGACCTGGCAGCAGTGCAGAGGACCCTGATGGCCCTGGGCAGCTTGGCAGTGACCAAGAACGATGGACACTACCGTGGAGATCCCAACTGGTTTATGAA GAAAGCCCAGGAGCATAAGAGGGAATTCACAGAGAGCCAGCTGCAGGAGGGAAAGCATGTCATTGGCCTACAGATGGGCAGCAACAGAGGGGCCTCTCAGGCCGGCATGACGGGCTACGGACGACCTCGGCAGATCATCAGTTAG